Proteins co-encoded in one Setaria viridis chromosome 9, Setaria_viridis_v4.0, whole genome shotgun sequence genomic window:
- the LOC117840630 gene encoding protein NEGATIVE GRAVITROPIC RESPONSE OF ROOTS, which produces MLSIGTFGMKEGHRLKSCGRFDELNKLQEELKSLVRARGADTADELGRVHHLQLERLLSCSSSSKNGGIVRQRSFRKLTRRTLGGFLPRPSFRETVPQTRFNEIIWGLLLKNAHPQSSSFNNPVMRDDRAVQMGRKGEAEVEDEAGKWIRTDSEYIVLEI; this is translated from the exons ATGCTGTCGATCGGGACTTTCGGGATGAAGGAAGGGCACAGACTGAAAAGCTGTGGACGTTTTGACGAACTCAACAAGCTGCAGGAGGAGCTGAAATCGCTCGTCAGAGCCAGAGGAGCCGACACAGCAGACGAACTGGGCAGGGTACATCACCTGCAACTCGAGAGGCTTCTGAGCTGCTCTTCCAGTTCCAAGAATGGAGGCATTGTTCGGCAGAGATCGTTTAGGAAACTTACAAGAAGAACCCTCGGTGGTTTCCTGCCCAGGCCGAGCTTCAGGGAAACTGTACCACAAACGAGATTTAACGAg ATTATCTGGGGATTGCTCCTCAAGAACGCGCACCCTCAGAGCTCGTCGTTCAACAATCCTGTAATGAGGGATGATCGAGCAGTCCAGATGGGCCGGAaaggcgaggcggaggtcgaGGATGAAGCGGGCAAATGGATCAGAACAGATTCAGAGT ACATCGTGTTAGAGATCTGA
- the LOC117837082 gene encoding polyadenylate-binding protein-interacting protein 7 isoform X2 — protein sequence MSTEDKKLSMLNKGTALNPNAEEFVPSSLRTVNDASRRSDAALVVSGPSKETSTDQPESIIRSNSDEEAHQYWQQQLPDDITPDFKVLGQDETSGPDSLTLTGLSINDGIGASMFSPNQTLSMQHRASPFIRDRLGTRPKIEFSGPAYLDERSQATIMSPTAGSMSPTAAPWVKTVRNGGQYNSSRRDAGHYNGDSSIGASLHNITDAYHGSKRSLSSTMDIMSHLENKVDGRLSQNLRSLSFGHSSPPSPASYGQNGLGNYNKEAFGLPNSPYRSHSAILTEDVVSPSTGREHVSLDAPRGRYKTANVPISGFGSSRGSQLLGGSYNGHHDMISTNTLQNIAGIQTGPAWLENDAAASAYLEPKDEVHDLASLRHAFLEQQDRQAFLTGNNPLAKDLTLKELYNMQSRLAQEKARETSYRQRFQMPELQGLIQEQNPPIDLCGLHVSEALHVLNYELNNRRKIVRSTGRRFQAIIISSARTPARLNAAVEQYLLEHGLHYTQAQPGLFRVLLQ from the exons ATGTCCACAGAAGATAAGAAACTGAGTATGCTAAACAAGGGCACTGCATTGAATCCAAATGCAGAGGAATTTGTTCCTTCATCCCTTAGAACTGTCAATGACGCCTCCAGGAGATCAGATGCAGCTTTGGTTGTCTCAGGGCCATCTAAAGAAACTAGCACAGACCAGCCAGAGTCCATTATACGGAGTAATTCTGATGAAGAAGCGCATCAGTATTGGCAACAGCAGCTCCCTGATGACATCACCCCTGATTTCAAAGTCCTGGGACAAGATGAGACTTCTGGACCTGACAGTCTTACACTCACAGGCCTGTCTATAAATGACGGTATTGGTGCGTCAATGTTTTCTCCAAACCAGACACTGAGCATGCAGCACCGTGCATCCCCTTTTATCAGGGACAGACTGGGTACACGTCCAAAGATTGAGTTTTCTGGCCCAGCTTATCTGGACGAGCGTTCTCAGGCTACAATTATGAGTCCAACTGCAGGTTCCATGAGTCCAACTGCTGCTCCATGGGTTAAGACAGTAAGGAATGGGGGACAGTATAACTCAAGCAGAAGGGATGCTGGTCACTACAATGGAGATTCTAGCATTG GAGCTTCATTGCACAACATTACTGATGCGTATCATGGAAGCAAGCGCAGCTTAAGCTCAACTATGGATATCATGAGTCACCTGGAG AATAAAGTTGATGGACGTCTCAGTCAGAACCTCAGGTCACTGTCATTTGGACATTCAAGTCCTCCATCACCAGCATCATATGGCCAAAATGGTCTTGGGAACTATAATAAAGAAGCTTTTGGCCTGCCAAACAGTCCATATAGATCTCATTCAGCTATACTCACAGAAGATGTTGTTTCACCCTCAACTGGACGTGAACATGTATCCCTGGATGCTCCTAGAGGAAGGTACAAGACGGCTAATGTGCCTATTTCTGGTTTTGGTTCAAGCAGAGGTTCTCAGTTGTTGGGTGGCTCGTATAATGGTCATCATGATATGATCTCAACCAATACCCTACAAAACATAGCTGGAATTCAGACAGGACCAGCTTGGCTTGAAAATGATGCTGCGG CAAGCGCATATTTGGAACCAAAGGATGAAGTTCATGATCTTGCAAGCCTGCGGCATGCATTTCTGGAACAG CAGGATAGGCAGGCTTTTCTGACTGGCAACAACCCATTAGCAAAGGATCTGACGTTGAAGGAGCTATACAATATGCAAAGCAGGTTGGCTCAGGAGAAGGCTAGAGAAACATCATATCGACAAAG GTTCCAGATGCCAGAGCTGCAAGGCCTCATCCAGGAGCAAAACCCCCCAATTGACCTGTGCGGCCTTCACGTCAGTGAGGCGCTACACGTCCTCAACTACGAGCTCAACAACCGGAGGAAGATCGTGCGGTCCACCGGTCGCCGGTTCCAGGCCATCATCATATCAAGCGCCCGCACCCCAGCGAGGCTGAACGCTGCCGTGGAGCAGTACCTCCTGGAGCACGGCCTACACTACACGCAGGCGCAGCCAGGCCTCTTCCGTGTCCTGCTGCAGTGA
- the LOC117836106 gene encoding protein TIFY 11c, producing the protein MAAEHQQQPVVVAGGSRFAVTCGLLRQYMKEQGGNGARRLAPAVAMGLVPGADAAAAVAEEPEERKPVLELFPQQAGTLKDEQQRKMKEPAERAPLTIFYGGKMVVFDDFPAEKAEELMHLAGSGNAAAAGQNALGQPSLTDMPIARKASLKRFLEKRKNRLTAGDPYPVAATESMSSKAAVKEEGAPWLGVNSALGLS; encoded by the exons ATGGCCGCCGAGCATCAGCAGCAGCCCGTCGTGGTCGCCGGCGGTAGCAGGTTCGCGGTCACGTGCGGCCTGCTGAGGCAGTACATGAAAGAGCAGGGCGGGAACGGCGCCAGGCGCCTCGCGCCAGCCGTGGCCATGGGCCTCGTGCCGGgagccgacgcggcggcggcggtggcggaggagccgGAGGAGAGGAAGCCCGTGCTGGAGCTCTTCCCGCAGCAGGCTGGCACGCTCAAAGACGAGCAGCAGAG GAAGATGAAGGAGCCTGCGGAGAGGGCGCCTCTGACCATCTTCTACGGCGGCAAGATGGTGGTGTTCGACGACTTCCCCGCCGAGAAGGCCGAGGAGCTCATGCACCTCGCCGGCTCCGGCAACGCGGCGGCCGCTGGCCAGAATGCGCTGGGACAGCCCAGCCTCACAG ACATGCCCATCGCCAGGAAGGCGTCGCTCAAGAGGTTCCTCGAGAAGAGGAAGAACAGGCTCACCGCCGGAGATCCGTATCCGGTGGCGGCAACTGAGTCGATGTCGAGCAAGGCTGCAGTGAAAGAAGAGGGGGCGCCGTGGCTCGGCGTGAACTCCGCGCTCGGCCTGAGCTGA
- the LOC117837082 gene encoding polyadenylate-binding protein-interacting protein 7 isoform X4: MSTEDKKLSMLNKGTALNPNAEEFVPSSLRTVNDASRRSDAALVVSGPSKETSTDQPESIIRSNSDEEAHQYWQQQLPDDITPDFKVLGQDETSGPDSLTLTGLSINDGIGASMFSPNQTLSMQHRASPFIRDRLGTRPKIEFSGPAYLDERSQATIMSPTAGSMSPTAAPWVKTVRNGGQYNSSRRDAGHYNGDSSIGASLHNITDAYHGSKRSLSSTMDIMSHLENKVDGRLSQNLRSLSFGHSSPPSPASYGQNGLGNYNKEAFGLPNSPYRSHSAILTEDVVSPSTGREHVSLDAPRGRYKTANVPISGFGSSRGSQLLGGSYNGHHDMISTNTLQNIAGIQTGPAWLENDAAASAYLEPKDEVHDLASLRHAFLEQDRQAFLTGNNPLAKDLTLKELYNMQSRLAQEKARETSYRQRFQMPELQGLIQEQNPPIDLCGLHVSEALHVLNYELNNRRKIVRSTGRRFQAIIISSARTPARLNAAVEQYLLEHGLHYTQAQPGLFRVLLQ, from the exons ATGTCCACAGAAGATAAGAAACTGAGTATGCTAAACAAGGGCACTGCATTGAATCCAAATGCAGAGGAATTTGTTCCTTCATCCCTTAGAACTGTCAATGACGCCTCCAGGAGATCAGATGCAGCTTTGGTTGTCTCAGGGCCATCTAAAGAAACTAGCACAGACCAGCCAGAGTCCATTATACGGAGTAATTCTGATGAAGAAGCGCATCAGTATTGGCAACAGCAGCTCCCTGATGACATCACCCCTGATTTCAAAGTCCTGGGACAAGATGAGACTTCTGGACCTGACAGTCTTACACTCACAGGCCTGTCTATAAATGACGGTATTGGTGCGTCAATGTTTTCTCCAAACCAGACACTGAGCATGCAGCACCGTGCATCCCCTTTTATCAGGGACAGACTGGGTACACGTCCAAAGATTGAGTTTTCTGGCCCAGCTTATCTGGACGAGCGTTCTCAGGCTACAATTATGAGTCCAACTGCAGGTTCCATGAGTCCAACTGCTGCTCCATGGGTTAAGACAGTAAGGAATGGGGGACAGTATAACTCAAGCAGAAGGGATGCTGGTCACTACAATGGAGATTCTAGCATTG GAGCTTCATTGCACAACATTACTGATGCGTATCATGGAAGCAAGCGCAGCTTAAGCTCAACTATGGATATCATGAGTCACCTGGAG AATAAAGTTGATGGACGTCTCAGTCAGAACCTCAGGTCACTGTCATTTGGACATTCAAGTCCTCCATCACCAGCATCATATGGCCAAAATGGTCTTGGGAACTATAATAAAGAAGCTTTTGGCCTGCCAAACAGTCCATATAGATCTCATTCAGCTATACTCACAGAAGATGTTGTTTCACCCTCAACTGGACGTGAACATGTATCCCTGGATGCTCCTAGAGGAAGGTACAAGACGGCTAATGTGCCTATTTCTGGTTTTGGTTCAAGCAGAGGTTCTCAGTTGTTGGGTGGCTCGTATAATGGTCATCATGATATGATCTCAACCAATACCCTACAAAACATAGCTGGAATTCAGACAGGACCAGCTTGGCTTGAAAATGATGCTGCGG CAAGCGCATATTTGGAACCAAAGGATGAAGTTCATGATCTTGCAAGCCTGCGGCATGCATTTCTGGAACAG GATAGGCAGGCTTTTCTGACTGGCAACAACCCATTAGCAAAGGATCTGACGTTGAAGGAGCTATACAATATGCAAAGCAGGTTGGCTCAGGAGAAGGCTAGAGAAACATCATATCGACAAAG GTTCCAGATGCCAGAGCTGCAAGGCCTCATCCAGGAGCAAAACCCCCCAATTGACCTGTGCGGCCTTCACGTCAGTGAGGCGCTACACGTCCTCAACTACGAGCTCAACAACCGGAGGAAGATCGTGCGGTCCACCGGTCGCCGGTTCCAGGCCATCATCATATCAAGCGCCCGCACCCCAGCGAGGCTGAACGCTGCCGTGGAGCAGTACCTCCTGGAGCACGGCCTACACTACACGCAGGCGCAGCCAGGCCTCTTCCGTGTCCTGCTGCAGTGA
- the LOC117837083 gene encoding proteasome subunit alpha type-6: MSRGTGAGYDRHITIFSPEGRLYQVEYAFKAVKSAGVTSIGVRGADSVCVVTQKKVPDKLLDQTSVTHLFPITKYIGLLATGLTADARSLVYQARNEAAEFRFKWGYEMPVDVLAKWIADKAQVYTQHAYMRPLGVVAMVLGYDEEKNAQLFKCDPAGHFFGHKATSAGLKEQEAINFLEKKMKDDPQFTYDETVQIAISALQSVLQEDFKATEIEVGVVRKEDRVFRALTTEEIDQHLTAISERD, from the exons atgagccgcggcacgggcgCGGGCTACGACCGCCACATCACCATCTTCTCCCCCGAGGGCCGCCTCTACCAAGTCG AGTACGCGTTCAAGGCGGTGAAGTCGGCGGGGGTCACGTCGATCGGCGTCCGCGGCGCGGACTCCGTCTGCGTCGTCACCCAGAAGAAAGTGCCG GATAAGTTGCTGGATCAGACGAGCGTGACCCACCTGTTCCCAATCACCAAGTACATCGGATTGCTTGCCACTGGCCTTACAG CTGACGCAAGGTCATTGGTTTACCAAGCAAGGAACGAAGCAGCTGAGTTTCGTTTCAAATGGGGTTATGAGATGCCTGTAGATGTGTTAGCAAAATG GATTGCTGACAAAGCACAAGTTTACACGCAGCATGCCTACATGAGACCCCTTGGAGTAG TTGCTATGGTCTTGGGCTATGACGAAGAGAAAAATGCTCAACTCTTCAAGTGCGACCCTGCTGGTCACTTTTTTGGGCATAAG GCAACTAGTGCAGGCCTCAAGGAGCAGGAAGCAATAAATTTTCTGGAGAAGAAAATGAAAGATGATCCACAATTCACCTATGACGAAACTGTTCAG ATTGCAATCTCTGCGTTGCAATCAGTTCTCCAGGAAGATTTCAAGGCCACTGAGATCGAGGTTGGTGTTGTGAGAAAAGAAGACCGTGTTTTCAGAGCGCTCACAACAGAGGAGATCGATCAGCACCTGACGGCCATTAGTGAACGGGACTGA
- the LOC117840629 gene encoding UDP-glycosyltransferase TURAN has protein sequence MAASAAGRRKRAAVVVLGDIGRSPRMQYHSLSLANQAGMEVDIVANGGSDPHLSLRENPSIHIHEMKTVKLTGISKISGALALLLKAAVQFVLLVWFLCFKIPRPDVLLVQNPPSVPTLAAVKLASWLRGAKFIVDWHNFGYTLLGLSHGRSHIVVKIYFWFEKHFGQMADGALCVTKAMQHELAQNWGIRATVLYDQSPEFFHPASMMEKHGLFSRLGNAICSAMGNADCISVEKEVEDINTNVFISKIDGEIVLKPNRPALVVSSTSWTPDEDFSILLEAALMYDRRVAATLGEDDSMDEGQLWTDIKKGKQFVYPRLLFIITGKGPDRKKYENQIKRLKLRRVAFRTMWLAIEDYPLLLGSADLGVSLHTSSSGLDLPMKVVDMFGCGLPVCAASFSCIEELVKVNKNGLLFSTSSELADELMMLFKGFPEECVALKSLKEGAMDTASSSKWSTEWETSALPLVNQVCG, from the exons atggcggcgtcggcggcggggaggaggaagcgCGCGGCAGTAGTGGTGCTGGGCGACATCGGCCGCAGCCCGCGCATGCAGTACCACTCCCTCTCACTCGCCAACCAG GCTGGCATGGAAGTGGACATTGTTGCAAATGGAG GAAGTGATCCTCACCTGTCATTGAGAGAGAATCCATCAATTCACATCCATGAGATG AAAACAGTGAAGTTAACAGGAATTTCAAAGATATCTGGTGCCCTGGCACTTCTACTTAAAGCTGCTGTCCAGTTTGTTTTGCTGGTTTGGTTCCTTTGTTTTAAGATTCCTCGGCCTGATGTCCTTCTTGTTCAG AATCCACCCTCTGTTCCAACGCTTGCTGCTGTAAAACTGGCAAGCTGGCTAAGAGGTGCTAAATTTATTGTGGATTGGCATAACTTCGGATATACATTGCTGGGATTATCTCATGGCAGAAGTCACATTGTAGTCAAAATCTATTTCTG GTTTGAGAAGCACTTTGGACAGATGGCTGATGGCGCTCTTTGTGTTACAAAAGCAATGCAGCATGAGCTTGCCCAAAATTGGGGAATCAG AGCGACGGTTCTTTATGATCAATCTCCTGAATTTTTCCACCCTGCTTCGATGATGGAGAAACATGGG TTGTTTAGCAGGTTAGGGAATGCCATTTGTAGTGCTATGGGCAATGCTGATTGCATATCTGTGG AGAAAGAAGTGGAAGACATCAACACTAATGTCTTTATCAGTAAGATTGATGGTGAAATTGTTTTGAAGCCTAACAGACCCGCACTTGTCGTGAGCAGCACAAGCTG GACACCGGACGAAGATTTCAGCATACTTCTGGAAGCAGCACTGATGTATGATAGGCGTGTTGCTGCAACTTTAGGTGAAGATGATTCAATGGATGAGGGGCAACTTTGGACTGATATCAAGAAGGGAAAGCAATTTGTCTACCCAAGATTACTGTTCATTATCACTG GTAAAGGACCTGATAGGAAGAAATATGAGAATCAGATAAAAAGGTTGAAGTTGCGACGTGTTGCCTTCCGGACGATGTGGCTCGCAATAGAGGACTACCCTCTATTGCTTG GGTCAGCTGATCTAGGAGTATCGTTGCATACATCTTCGTCAGGGCTGGACCTACCTATGAAG GTGGTTGATATGTTTGGATGTGGATTGCCAGTTTGTGCTGCTTCTTTCTCCTG CATCGAGGAGCTTGTAAAAGTAAACAAAAATGGTCTTCTTTTCTCAACATCTTCGGAGCTTGCCGATGAACTTATG ATGCTCTTTAAGGGGTTTCCAGAAGAATGCGTTGCCTTGAAATCCCTCAAAGAAGGTGCCATGGATACAGCATCATCTTCGAAATGGTCAACAGAATGGGAAACTAGCGCACTACCTTTGGTGAACCAG GTCTGTGGATGA
- the LOC117837082 gene encoding polyadenylate-binding protein-interacting protein 7 isoform X1: protein MSTEDKKLSMLNKGTALNPNAEEFVPSSLRTVNDASRRSDAALVVSGPSKETSTDQPESIIRSNSDEEAHQYWQQQLPDDITPDFKVLGQDETSGPDSLTLTGLSINDGIGASMFSPNQTLSMQHRASPFIRDRLGTRPKIEFSGPAYLDERSQATIMSPTAGSMSPTAAPWVKTVRNGGQYNSSRRDAGHYNGDSSIGASLHNITDAYHGSKRSLSSTMDIMSHLEQNKVDGRLSQNLRSLSFGHSSPPSPASYGQNGLGNYNKEAFGLPNSPYRSHSAILTEDVVSPSTGREHVSLDAPRGRYKTANVPISGFGSSRGSQLLGGSYNGHHDMISTNTLQNIAGIQTGPAWLENDAAASAYLEPKDEVHDLASLRHAFLEQQDRQAFLTGNNPLAKDLTLKELYNMQSRLAQEKARETSYRQRFQMPELQGLIQEQNPPIDLCGLHVSEALHVLNYELNNRRKIVRSTGRRFQAIIISSARTPARLNAAVEQYLLEHGLHYTQAQPGLFRVLLQ from the exons ATGTCCACAGAAGATAAGAAACTGAGTATGCTAAACAAGGGCACTGCATTGAATCCAAATGCAGAGGAATTTGTTCCTTCATCCCTTAGAACTGTCAATGACGCCTCCAGGAGATCAGATGCAGCTTTGGTTGTCTCAGGGCCATCTAAAGAAACTAGCACAGACCAGCCAGAGTCCATTATACGGAGTAATTCTGATGAAGAAGCGCATCAGTATTGGCAACAGCAGCTCCCTGATGACATCACCCCTGATTTCAAAGTCCTGGGACAAGATGAGACTTCTGGACCTGACAGTCTTACACTCACAGGCCTGTCTATAAATGACGGTATTGGTGCGTCAATGTTTTCTCCAAACCAGACACTGAGCATGCAGCACCGTGCATCCCCTTTTATCAGGGACAGACTGGGTACACGTCCAAAGATTGAGTTTTCTGGCCCAGCTTATCTGGACGAGCGTTCTCAGGCTACAATTATGAGTCCAACTGCAGGTTCCATGAGTCCAACTGCTGCTCCATGGGTTAAGACAGTAAGGAATGGGGGACAGTATAACTCAAGCAGAAGGGATGCTGGTCACTACAATGGAGATTCTAGCATTG GAGCTTCATTGCACAACATTACTGATGCGTATCATGGAAGCAAGCGCAGCTTAAGCTCAACTATGGATATCATGAGTCACCTGGAG CAGAATAAAGTTGATGGACGTCTCAGTCAGAACCTCAGGTCACTGTCATTTGGACATTCAAGTCCTCCATCACCAGCATCATATGGCCAAAATGGTCTTGGGAACTATAATAAAGAAGCTTTTGGCCTGCCAAACAGTCCATATAGATCTCATTCAGCTATACTCACAGAAGATGTTGTTTCACCCTCAACTGGACGTGAACATGTATCCCTGGATGCTCCTAGAGGAAGGTACAAGACGGCTAATGTGCCTATTTCTGGTTTTGGTTCAAGCAGAGGTTCTCAGTTGTTGGGTGGCTCGTATAATGGTCATCATGATATGATCTCAACCAATACCCTACAAAACATAGCTGGAATTCAGACAGGACCAGCTTGGCTTGAAAATGATGCTGCGG CAAGCGCATATTTGGAACCAAAGGATGAAGTTCATGATCTTGCAAGCCTGCGGCATGCATTTCTGGAACAG CAGGATAGGCAGGCTTTTCTGACTGGCAACAACCCATTAGCAAAGGATCTGACGTTGAAGGAGCTATACAATATGCAAAGCAGGTTGGCTCAGGAGAAGGCTAGAGAAACATCATATCGACAAAG GTTCCAGATGCCAGAGCTGCAAGGCCTCATCCAGGAGCAAAACCCCCCAATTGACCTGTGCGGCCTTCACGTCAGTGAGGCGCTACACGTCCTCAACTACGAGCTCAACAACCGGAGGAAGATCGTGCGGTCCACCGGTCGCCGGTTCCAGGCCATCATCATATCAAGCGCCCGCACCCCAGCGAGGCTGAACGCTGCCGTGGAGCAGTACCTCCTGGAGCACGGCCTACACTACACGCAGGCGCAGCCAGGCCTCTTCCGTGTCCTGCTGCAGTGA
- the LOC117836946 gene encoding protein TIFY 11a, translating into MSHGSCVRSPGTPSIDPRREHTAPMAAAPTDSITRRFAVACGVLSQYVRAGAPATATMPTAAAPLFLAPPAGAASLQLEAGTTANVAPQQLTMFYAGRVVVLDACPPEKAAELIRLAAVAQGAPAPEAPALVDMPIARKASLRRFLAKRKNRSSSTSSAAGYDRQDDEEPEQQQPAAKKGKVVATREEASPSSSWLALGLGGMLGR; encoded by the coding sequence ATGAGTCACGGCTCGTGCGTGCGCAGCCCAGGAACACCGTCGATCGACCCTCGCCGTGAACACACGGCGCCAATGGCGGCCGCGCCGACGGACAGCATCACGCGCCGCTTCGCCGTCGCGTGCGGCGTGCTCAGCCAGTACGTCAGGGCCGGCGCGcccgcgacggcgacgatgcCCACCGCTGCGGCGCCCTTATtcctggcgccgccggccggagcCGCCTCCCTGCAGCTTGAGGCGGGCACCACCGCCAACGTGGCGCCGCAGCAGCTGACCATGTTCTACGCCGGGAGGGTGGTGGTGCTGGACGCCTGCCCGCCCGAGAAGGCGGCGGAGCTGATCCGCCTCGCCGCGGTCGCGCAGGGCGCGCCGGCACCCGAGGCGCCGGCGCTGGTGGACATGCCCATCGCCAGGAAGGCCTCGCTGCGGCGCTTCCTCGCCAAGCGCAAGAACAGGTCCTCCTCCACCAGCTCCGCGGCGGGCTACGACCGCCAGGACGACGAGGagccggagcagcagcagccggccgcGAAGAAGGGCAAGGTGGTGGCGACGCGCGAGGAggcttccccttcttcttcttggctcGCGCTGGGGCTGGGCGGCATGCTCGGGCGTTGA
- the LOC117837082 gene encoding polyadenylate-binding protein-interacting protein 7 isoform X3, translating to MSTEDKKLSMLNKGTALNPNAEEFVPSSLRTVNDASRRSDAALVVSGPSKETSTDQPESIIRSNSDEEAHQYWQQQLPDDITPDFKVLGQDETSGPDSLTLTGLSINDGIGASMFSPNQTLSMQHRASPFIRDRLGTRPKIEFSGPAYLDERSQATIMSPTAGSMSPTAAPWVKTVRNGGQYNSSRRDAGHYNGDSSIGASLHNITDAYHGSKRSLSSTMDIMSHLEQNKVDGRLSQNLRSLSFGHSSPPSPASYGQNGLGNYNKEAFGLPNSPYRSHSAILTEDVVSPSTGREHVSLDAPRGRYKTANVPISGFGSSRGSQLLGGSYNGHHDMISTNTLQNIAGIQTGPAWLENDAAASAYLEPKDEVHDLASLRHAFLEQDRQAFLTGNNPLAKDLTLKELYNMQSRLAQEKARETSYRQRFQMPELQGLIQEQNPPIDLCGLHVSEALHVLNYELNNRRKIVRSTGRRFQAIIISSARTPARLNAAVEQYLLEHGLHYTQAQPGLFRVLLQ from the exons ATGTCCACAGAAGATAAGAAACTGAGTATGCTAAACAAGGGCACTGCATTGAATCCAAATGCAGAGGAATTTGTTCCTTCATCCCTTAGAACTGTCAATGACGCCTCCAGGAGATCAGATGCAGCTTTGGTTGTCTCAGGGCCATCTAAAGAAACTAGCACAGACCAGCCAGAGTCCATTATACGGAGTAATTCTGATGAAGAAGCGCATCAGTATTGGCAACAGCAGCTCCCTGATGACATCACCCCTGATTTCAAAGTCCTGGGACAAGATGAGACTTCTGGACCTGACAGTCTTACACTCACAGGCCTGTCTATAAATGACGGTATTGGTGCGTCAATGTTTTCTCCAAACCAGACACTGAGCATGCAGCACCGTGCATCCCCTTTTATCAGGGACAGACTGGGTACACGTCCAAAGATTGAGTTTTCTGGCCCAGCTTATCTGGACGAGCGTTCTCAGGCTACAATTATGAGTCCAACTGCAGGTTCCATGAGTCCAACTGCTGCTCCATGGGTTAAGACAGTAAGGAATGGGGGACAGTATAACTCAAGCAGAAGGGATGCTGGTCACTACAATGGAGATTCTAGCATTG GAGCTTCATTGCACAACATTACTGATGCGTATCATGGAAGCAAGCGCAGCTTAAGCTCAACTATGGATATCATGAGTCACCTGGAG CAGAATAAAGTTGATGGACGTCTCAGTCAGAACCTCAGGTCACTGTCATTTGGACATTCAAGTCCTCCATCACCAGCATCATATGGCCAAAATGGTCTTGGGAACTATAATAAAGAAGCTTTTGGCCTGCCAAACAGTCCATATAGATCTCATTCAGCTATACTCACAGAAGATGTTGTTTCACCCTCAACTGGACGTGAACATGTATCCCTGGATGCTCCTAGAGGAAGGTACAAGACGGCTAATGTGCCTATTTCTGGTTTTGGTTCAAGCAGAGGTTCTCAGTTGTTGGGTGGCTCGTATAATGGTCATCATGATATGATCTCAACCAATACCCTACAAAACATAGCTGGAATTCAGACAGGACCAGCTTGGCTTGAAAATGATGCTGCGG CAAGCGCATATTTGGAACCAAAGGATGAAGTTCATGATCTTGCAAGCCTGCGGCATGCATTTCTGGAACAG GATAGGCAGGCTTTTCTGACTGGCAACAACCCATTAGCAAAGGATCTGACGTTGAAGGAGCTATACAATATGCAAAGCAGGTTGGCTCAGGAGAAGGCTAGAGAAACATCATATCGACAAAG GTTCCAGATGCCAGAGCTGCAAGGCCTCATCCAGGAGCAAAACCCCCCAATTGACCTGTGCGGCCTTCACGTCAGTGAGGCGCTACACGTCCTCAACTACGAGCTCAACAACCGGAGGAAGATCGTGCGGTCCACCGGTCGCCGGTTCCAGGCCATCATCATATCAAGCGCCCGCACCCCAGCGAGGCTGAACGCTGCCGTGGAGCAGTACCTCCTGGAGCACGGCCTACACTACACGCAGGCGCAGCCAGGCCTCTTCCGTGTCCTGCTGCAGTGA